The segment GCTGAAAGAGAATCTGCATTTGAAGAAACTCCCCGGAGATTCACAGGCattgaagtttgagaagcactggtctcAGTGACCTCTCTCCATGGTCCTTTGACTTTGCTTTCCTTTGACCTCCCCTGACCTTTGCCTAGTAAGGTTTCTCATCAATTTTCAGCTTAAAGTGGGGAGTGAGGTGCAGGTCTGGAATGTGAGCTGCAGTTTGCATGGGGAAGACAACTTTACTTAGGGTTGGCTCCTGAAGGGAATCTAGAACTTTGGTCTCATTAAAATCATGTATGATTAGCTCAGATGAGACCATACTAATTGAAGGACTCTGAACATCAAAATATACAGCTAAAGTGAAGTTTGCATAAACACGTCAGAAGTGCCATCTGACAGGGAAAATATCCATGAATTGCAATTTCAATTGTTAAAATTAGCACTGTCTACAACACTTGATGTTTATGACTTCAGAGTCTGTAATTCCCTGTGGGACAACCTGGACTTCTCATACATGTCCAAGCCCACAATACCCAGAACAACAATTGAGCTTTGTCCTGAAGGGGGAATCCTTGGATCTATTAGGGGAATTTTAGTTCTGCACTCCTTCCTCTTCTGGCAAAAGCACAGAGTGTACAAAGGGCTGACCCCTGGTTCAAAACAAATTTATATAAACAACGTTTTCCTGATCTTTGCAAATGAAGCTTCCAAAATGAATCAACGCACAAAGGGTTACTATGTATGCTATTCTCATTCCACTATCACATATTTTTCTGCTTTAGGAAGCCTAACTCTTTGAAAGGATCTCCAAAATTTCTTACAAGATCTAGGTAAGAGAAAAATGAACTCTGTGACATTCTTTATTCCTTatgttagaaattaaaatactttataatttataataaatttagaTAGATTCACAGGATGTCAAAAGTAGCAGGtgaaaactgtaaaataattAATAACTTATCTGTATTAGCTTAGTTTTGTGACTAAGTCTGGATAAGCAACAACTTTGTAAGACTGAATTGTTTCACTCAACGATGATTTATTATCTTTTCAAGATAACTAGAAAGACTTTATAAGACAGGCCTTAGTGAATTAAATGTTAAACAACTTAAACTGGATTTAAATCCAAGATCATATGTTTCCTATGTAAGAAATTTTTCTGGTTATTCTGATTAAAAGATCCATTCTTTTTAATTAATCACATTCTCTTATTAGACTTTTAAAGCAAATCACCTCCACATGAGCTCCTCTGTCCTTTCTTCTATCTCTGACAGTAATTTCATTGACTATGTTGAACACATATCTAGTAGGAAATTTTCACATGTCCCTCCACTACTCTTTCCAGCATTTATGACTTAGTAAGTACCCATACAGAAGTTGAATTTGAGCATATTCAATTATTTAGTGATTTGGGATTGCATAGAAGGGAATCCATTCCAAACAAAAATATACGTAATAACTGGAATCACTGGCATTGGTTATTTATATCCCCTTTATTCAGTTCCAATCTTTGGCTCAATTTATTCTGCTCAGAGAACTGGTGGAGGTAAAGTGCTCTCAATGTAAAACCAGCAGAATTTCTAGAGAAAGGTAGTACCTGAGTTAGACTAGAGCAAATCTAGATCAAAACTAGCTCAAATCCCATTGGGCTAGCTGCTAGCTGCAAGGGGGATGGGAAAGCCAGTTGCTTGCTCTTTTGACTTCCAGAGTGAGTGGCAGCCTTTGCCTGATACTGAGACTCAGGTGGTAGAAAAGATTATCAGTTTTTGCCTGTCTAAAAATGACATAcatctctttgcatcctcttAAATAGAACTTCCTCAAGTTTCTTTCCATGACCTTCTTTTTTGCCCCTTATGCACACTCTTTAATGGAGAGTTTCCATGAATGTACCTTCAGCTACCCCACTGACCCCCAAGTCATTGTTTCTATTAAGCTCTAGTACACTCACGCTACTAAGCTCTCACCTGGGTGTTCAGAGGATGCTTTCTCCACAAACTGGCCACAGCATCTGTTCTCAAACTGAATTTTGAATGACCATTGACCCAGTCAACCAAGTGTCTCCTTTCTCCTTCACATCTGTCACCAAGTACTACTAGCTCtacattataatttattttgatcTATATCTTTGTCCTCCTCACCACTCCCAATGTCATATCACCTATGCACTCAGAACTTCACATGCATTTGAATTAACTGGagggcatttaaaaaatgcagattagTAGCAATCATTCTCGACCCACTGAAGCAACATCTACAGTAATGCCTCATAATCTATATTTTATACAAAAAATCCCCCAGACAATTCTGAGTATCAGGTTTTGACAGCAATAGACACAGTAACAGCTGACTAATAAGGCTCTCTGACACCAGTTTCCCCTTCCTACAGCATATTTCTCTAcactaaaaatgtttaatttaaaaaatattatgatgCCACTCCTCTTAGAATTTTGGAGACATGTTATTGCCTAAGGAATAAGTTTCAAGGTCCTTCACATGGCATTCAACTCAAGTTATAATAATTCAAACTTCTTTTCCTTCCCCCTCATCCATATCCAACCACAGATTTTTTTCTACACACTCAACTATGCCATTTTTAGCTCATGTTTAAGATGTCTTTCATTTTTTCTAAAACTGTTCATCTTATAAGTTTCTAGCAGTGAAATAATTGCATTTTTCCTTACCTGAATTCCCCAAAATAGTGTCCAGATATATATAACAGTAGTAAATAATTTTAAGGGCATTGTGATTAGTGTgtgattttatttcaatttttttcttagggttttctttttatgatatctttgtgaatgttctttgtacatttacttaatttcttttcAGGGACCATCCAACAAAGACATGGATACTGAAAATGCAACCCTGCTGACAGAGATTGTTCTCACAGGACTTATATATCAACCAGAGTGGCAAATTCCTCTGTTTCTCTTGTTCTTGGTGATATATCTCATCACCATTGTGGGGAACATTGGCCTGGTTACTCTCATTTGGAATGACTCTCGACTTCACATCCCCATGTACTTGTTCCTCGGTTGTTTAGCGTTTGTGGATACATCACTCTCATCCACAGTGACCCCCAAAATGCTGGTCAGTTTCTTTGCCAAGAGTAAGATGATATCTTTTTCTgaatgcttgatacaatttttttcctttgtagtcaCTGCAACCACAGAATGTTTTCTCTTGGCAAGTATGGCATATGATCGCTATGTAGCCATATGCAACCCTTTACTTTATCCAATGGTTATGACCAATAGACTATGTATCCAGCTGTTAGTCTTATCATTTGTAGGTGGTGTTCTTCATGCCTTAGTTCATACAGGTTTTTTATTCAGATTAACCTTCTGTGGTAACAACATTTTACACCACTTTTATTGTGACATCATGCCACTGTTTAAGATTTCCTGTACTGACCCTTTGATTAATGTGctgatggtttttattttctctggatcAATACAGCTGTTCACCATTCTCATTGTTCTTGTCTCTTATACACTAGTGCTTTTTACAATCGTAAAAAAGAAGTCTGTACAAGGCATAAagaaagccttctccacctgtggaGCTCATCTCTTATCTGTCTCTTTATACTATGGCCCCCTTCTCTTCATGTATGTGCGGCCTAGAGCTGC is part of the Manis pentadactyla isolate mManPen7 chromosome 1, mManPen7.hap1, whole genome shotgun sequence genome and harbors:
- the LOC118927875 gene encoding olfactory receptor 5H2-like gives rise to the protein MDTENATLLTEIVLTGLIYQPEWQIPLFLLFLVIYLITIVGNIGLVTLIWNDSRLHIPMYLFLGCLAFVDTSLSSTVTPKMLVSFFAKSKMISFSECLIQFFSFVVTATTECFLLASMAYDRYVAICNPLLYPMVMTNRLCIQLLVLSFVGGVLHALVHTGFLFRLTFCGNNILHHFYCDIMPLFKISCTDPLINVLMVFIFSGSIQLFTILIVLVSYTLVLFTIVKKKSVQGIKKAFSTCGAHLLSVSLYYGPLLFMYVRPRAAQSDDQDMVDSLFYTVIVPLLNPIIYSLRNKKVTDSLTKMLKRNA